A stretch of the Comamonas testosteroni TK102 genome encodes the following:
- a CDS encoding Bug family tripartite tricarboxylate transporter substrate binding protein: MKNIRRQVVIAAALLAAAQMSGSALAQAYPSKPITIVVAYPAGGDTDAMARLYAEKLGQRLGQPVVVDNRPGASGTIGTVHVAKAAPDGYTLLLAPNTFAIAQFVLKTNAGSSYDVLGGFTPIVQTSVQPMFVAASQGSGIKDIKTLASQGKRDGLTYASPGSGSPMHILGEMFNKAAGTKLSHIPYKGVAPAVNDLIGGHVPTTFMTWGPIAPYAGGKVNVLAVADAQRSPLAPNVPTLAEQGVKDVEVSAWQGLFGPKGMKPETVKLLNTHLNEILKMPDVVSKMAAFGALPAGGEPARLEKTNAADYNRFGKLIKDLDIRAD, from the coding sequence ATGAAAAACATTCGTCGCCAGGTAGTTATCGCTGCTGCATTGCTGGCTGCAGCCCAGATGTCCGGTTCCGCGCTGGCGCAAGCCTATCCGAGCAAGCCCATCACCATCGTCGTGGCCTATCCGGCCGGCGGCGATACCGATGCCATGGCGCGCCTGTATGCCGAGAAGCTGGGCCAGCGACTGGGCCAGCCCGTGGTGGTGGACAACCGGCCCGGTGCCAGCGGCACCATCGGCACCGTGCATGTGGCCAAGGCCGCACCCGACGGCTACACCTTGCTGCTGGCGCCCAATACCTTTGCCATCGCCCAGTTCGTGCTCAAGACCAATGCGGGTTCGAGCTACGACGTGCTCGGCGGCTTCACGCCCATCGTGCAGACCAGCGTGCAGCCCATGTTCGTGGCCGCCAGCCAGGGCTCGGGCATCAAGGACATCAAGACCCTGGCGAGCCAGGGCAAGCGCGATGGCCTGACCTATGCCAGCCCCGGCAGCGGCTCGCCCATGCACATCCTGGGCGAGATGTTCAACAAGGCGGCGGGCACCAAGCTGTCCCACATTCCCTACAAGGGCGTGGCGCCCGCAGTCAACGATCTGATCGGTGGCCATGTGCCCACGACCTTCATGACCTGGGGCCCCATCGCACCTTATGCGGGCGGCAAGGTCAACGTGCTGGCCGTGGCCGATGCCCAGCGCAGCCCGCTGGCCCCGAATGTGCCCACGCTGGCCGAGCAGGGCGTCAAGGATGTGGAAGTGTCGGCCTGGCAAGGCCTGTTCGGCCCCAAGGGCATGAAGCCCGAGACCGTCAAGCTGCTGAACACCCACCTCAATGAAATTCTGAAGATGCCCGATGTGGTCAGCAAGATGGCGGCCTTCGGCGCCCTGCCTGCGGGCGGCGAGCCGGCACGTCTGGAAAAGACCAATGCTGCCGACTACAACCGCTTCGGCAAGCTCATCAAGGACCTGGATATCCGGGCCGACTAA
- a CDS encoding recombinase-like helix-turn-helix domain-containing protein: MAADRYLEPHQARERASTLFEDLLGDSIERAFGEGVQTLPELVAYINRSGPAGENGEPWTEDSFQALMARLGY; encoded by the coding sequence ATGGCCGCTGATCGATATCTCGAGCCGCATCAGGCGCGCGAGCGCGCCTCCACCCTGTTTGAGGACCTGCTGGGCGACTCCATTGAGCGCGCCTTCGGCGAGGGCGTGCAGACGCTGCCCGAGCTGGTGGCCTACATCAACCGCAGCGGCCCCGCCGGCGAGAACGGCGAGCCCTGGACCGAAGACAGCTTTCAGGCGCTGATGGCCCGTCTGGGCTATTGA
- a CDS encoding PDR/VanB family oxidoreductase, translating into MSNSLQAFVHTLRFEAQDTISVELRPVDGGEFPAFTAGSHIDLHLPNGLVRSYSLSNDSSERHRYVVGVLRDRASRGGSRCVHESLRVGMPITISEPRNHFALDEAATHSVLVAGGIGITPMLCMARRLKSLGHSFEMLYFARERKSAAFLAELQALGMPLHLHFDAEAGGPPDLRALLAQRAPDAGLHHYSCGPTPMLDAFEKFCAELGHVNAHIERFTPVEVKASSDARSNYTVELKRSGRFIEITPDKSLLDTLLDAGVDVDHSCCEGVCGSCETRVLEGVPDHRDSVLSPKERAGNKVMMVCVSGCKSERLVLDI; encoded by the coding sequence ATGAGCAACAGCTTGCAGGCCTTTGTGCACACGCTGCGCTTCGAGGCCCAGGACACCATCAGCGTGGAACTGCGCCCGGTCGATGGCGGCGAGTTCCCGGCCTTCACGGCCGGCTCGCATATCGACCTGCACCTGCCCAACGGGCTGGTGCGCAGCTATTCCCTGTCCAACGACAGCAGCGAGCGCCACCGCTACGTGGTCGGCGTGCTGCGCGACCGCGCCAGCCGCGGCGGCTCGCGCTGCGTGCACGAGTCGCTGCGCGTGGGCATGCCCATCACCATCTCCGAGCCGCGCAACCACTTCGCGCTTGACGAGGCGGCGACGCATTCGGTGCTGGTGGCCGGCGGCATCGGCATCACGCCCATGCTGTGCATGGCACGCCGCTTGAAGAGCCTGGGGCATTCGTTCGAGATGCTGTACTTTGCGCGCGAGCGCAAGAGCGCGGCCTTTCTGGCCGAACTGCAGGCCCTGGGCATGCCGCTGCATCTGCACTTCGATGCGGAAGCGGGCGGCCCGCCCGACCTGCGGGCATTGCTGGCGCAGCGCGCACCCGATGCGGGCCTGCACCACTATTCCTGCGGCCCGACGCCCATGCTCGACGCTTTCGAGAAGTTCTGCGCCGAGCTCGGCCATGTCAACGCCCACATCGAGCGCTTCACACCGGTGGAAGTCAAGGCGTCGTCCGATGCGCGCAGCAACTACACGGTGGAGCTCAAGCGCAGCGGCCGCTTCATCGAGATCACGCCCGACAAGTCCCTGCTGGACACGCTGCTGGACGCCGGTGTCGATGTGGACCACAGCTGCTGCGAAGGGGTCTGCGGCTCCTGCGAGACCCGCGTGCTGGAAGGTGTGCCCGACCACCGCGACTCGGTGCTCAGCCCCAAGGAGCGCGCCGGCAACAAGGTCATGATGGTCTGCGTCTCCGGCTGCAAGAGCGAGCGCCTGGTCCTGGATATATGA
- a CDS encoding aromatic ring-hydroxylating oxygenase subunit alpha, whose product MNVQTITIDPVDRLLNTGLKNLWYAVCPSDFVKTEPVSLRRFGRKIALWRDAAGQVHALEDHCPHRGAPLSQGVILGDRLACPYHGVEVRCDGTVTKVPGSPGCKLEGSRAALAFHVREMHGAIFLYNSDKHVDEAPDFSLPEELSSPEYSNFLCYAEWRSDYRYALDNVMDPMHGTFLHKQSHSMAEGDSKASFQVRDTDHGFVFEKVGQRGVNFDWTEYGETGAQWMRLEIPYPKTGGPGGNFAIVACVTPISADLCAVFFWRARKVQGWMRDTWRFLYRNRLEARHWAVLEQDRIMMEQMEADANERENLYQHDIGLVRLRRHLRRQAQEQIDEGIAS is encoded by the coding sequence ATGAACGTACAAACCATCACCATCGATCCGGTGGACCGTCTGCTCAATACGGGTCTGAAGAACCTCTGGTATGCAGTCTGCCCTTCGGATTTCGTCAAGACCGAGCCCGTCTCGCTGCGCCGCTTCGGCCGCAAGATCGCGCTGTGGCGCGATGCTGCCGGTCAGGTCCATGCGCTGGAAGACCATTGCCCGCATCGCGGTGCGCCGCTGTCCCAGGGTGTGATCCTGGGCGACCGCCTGGCCTGCCCCTACCACGGCGTGGAAGTGCGCTGCGACGGCACGGTGACCAAGGTGCCCGGCAGCCCCGGCTGCAAGCTCGAAGGCTCGCGCGCTGCGCTGGCCTTCCATGTGCGCGAGATGCATGGCGCGATCTTCCTCTACAACAGCGACAAGCATGTGGACGAGGCTCCCGATTTCAGCCTGCCCGAGGAGCTGAGCTCGCCCGAGTACTCGAACTTCCTGTGCTATGCCGAGTGGCGCAGCGACTACCGCTACGCGCTGGACAACGTCATGGACCCCATGCACGGCACCTTCCTGCACAAGCAGTCGCACTCCATGGCCGAGGGCGACAGCAAGGCCAGCTTCCAGGTGCGTGACACCGATCACGGTTTTGTGTTCGAGAAGGTCGGCCAGCGCGGCGTGAACTTCGACTGGACCGAATACGGCGAAACCGGCGCGCAGTGGATGCGCCTGGAGATTCCCTATCCCAAGACCGGCGGCCCCGGCGGCAACTTCGCCATCGTGGCCTGCGTCACGCCCATCAGCGCCGATCTGTGCGCCGTGTTCTTCTGGCGCGCGCGCAAGGTGCAGGGCTGGATGCGCGACACCTGGCGCTTCCTCTACCGCAACCGCCTCGAGGCACGCCACTGGGCCGTGCTGGAGCAGGACCGCATCATGATGGAGCAGATGGAAGCCGACGCCAACGAGCGCGAGAACCTCTACCAGCATGACATCGGCCTGGTGCGCCTGCGCCGCCATCTGCGTCGCCAGGCCCAGGAACAGATCGACGAAGGCATCGCATCATGA
- a CDS encoding VOC family protein → MSVLGIDEISYGADDLAACRQFFLDWGLSLAEEQADRLVFETLNGCRVIVAATNHPDLPPAIEPGPTLREVVWGVESAADLALYEARIAQLPGFVKQGGPNGGPIGCTDPNGLAVRLQLTQKREVQMQSAEYNTWDRKGRINQASPAYERAQPIEVGHVVFFVKDVQACERFYVENFGFAASDRYPERGAFLRTAPDGGHHDIFLLQRPDKHAGLNHVAFTVRDIHEVFGGGMHISRCGWDTQLGPGRHPVSSAYFWYFKNPAGALVEYYADEDQLTADWQPREFEPGPTVFAEWAIDGGLDGNTRRQKGVGPADGKFLTDKKH, encoded by the coding sequence ATGAGCGTACTGGGCATTGACGAAATCAGCTACGGCGCCGACGACCTGGCGGCCTGCCGCCAGTTCTTCCTCGACTGGGGCCTGAGCCTGGCCGAGGAGCAGGCCGACCGGCTGGTGTTCGAGACACTCAACGGCTGCCGCGTGATCGTGGCCGCCACCAACCACCCCGATCTGCCGCCCGCCATCGAGCCCGGCCCCACGCTGCGCGAAGTGGTCTGGGGCGTGGAAAGTGCAGCCGATCTCGCGCTCTATGAAGCCCGTATTGCACAGCTGCCGGGCTTTGTGAAGCAGGGCGGCCCGAACGGCGGACCTATTGGCTGCACCGACCCCAATGGCCTGGCCGTGCGCCTGCAGCTCACGCAAAAGCGCGAAGTGCAGATGCAAAGCGCCGAGTACAACACCTGGGACCGCAAGGGCCGCATCAACCAGGCCAGCCCGGCCTATGAGCGCGCCCAGCCCATCGAGGTCGGCCATGTGGTGTTCTTCGTCAAGGACGTGCAGGCCTGCGAGCGCTTCTATGTGGAGAACTTCGGCTTTGCGGCCTCGGACCGCTATCCCGAGCGCGGCGCTTTTCTGCGCACCGCGCCCGACGGCGGCCACCACGACATCTTTTTGCTGCAGCGCCCCGACAAGCATGCCGGCCTGAACCATGTGGCCTTCACCGTGCGCGACATCCACGAGGTCTTCGGCGGCGGCATGCATATCTCGCGCTGCGGCTGGGACACCCAGCTCGGCCCGGGTCGCCACCCCGTGTCCTCGGCCTATTTCTGGTACTTCAAGAACCCGGCCGGCGCGCTGGTCGAGTACTACGCCGACGAGGACCAGCTGACTGCCGACTGGCAGCCACGCGAGTTCGAGCCCGGCCCGACGGTGTTCGCCGAGTGGGCCATCGACGGCGGCCTGGACGGCAACACCCGGCGCCAGAAGGGCGTGGGCCCTGCCGACGGCAAGTTCCTGACCGACAAGAAGCATTAA
- a CDS encoding porin, with protein sequence MKSIHTPALGVALACLASLPGAAFAQSKVELFGVVDVGVAHLGGSGASKTGLSTGGANISRLGFRGTEDLGGGLKAGFWLEAGLDVDSGAGKATGGGLNFNRRSTVSLMGNWGEVRLGRDDSATFLNTLIFDPFLTNGVGGTGAFTMLGVPGVPSTGGAPIQISNAVSYFLPQNLGGFYGQVQLAFGEQPSGAPNKREGDYRGLRLGYRQGAFNGALATGRLYGNTSDTNLTANNVGLSYDFGVAKPMLLWASEKRGGTKITAVQLGVTAPLGNGEARASFGHYNLSGSNADWNKISVGYGYNLSKRTQVYGTYAFLKNKGSAAKSIGVQGLSAPGTTPGGNASGLELGIRHFF encoded by the coding sequence ATGAAATCCATCCATACGCCGGCTCTCGGCGTGGCGCTAGCCTGCCTGGCGTCTTTGCCCGGCGCGGCTTTTGCGCAATCCAAGGTCGAGCTTTTCGGCGTCGTCGACGTCGGCGTTGCCCATCTGGGCGGCTCGGGAGCCTCCAAGACCGGCCTTTCCACAGGCGGCGCCAACATCAGCCGCCTGGGCTTTCGCGGCACCGAGGATCTGGGCGGCGGCCTGAAGGCGGGCTTCTGGCTCGAGGCCGGCCTGGACGTGGACAGCGGCGCGGGCAAGGCCACGGGCGGCGGCCTGAACTTCAACCGCCGCTCCACCGTCAGCCTGATGGGCAACTGGGGCGAGGTGCGCCTGGGGCGCGACGATTCGGCGACCTTTCTGAACACGCTGATCTTCGATCCCTTCCTGACCAACGGCGTGGGCGGCACCGGTGCCTTCACCATGCTGGGCGTTCCGGGCGTTCCCTCGACCGGCGGTGCGCCCATACAGATCAGCAATGCGGTGAGCTATTTCCTGCCCCAGAACCTGGGCGGCTTCTACGGCCAGGTCCAGCTGGCATTCGGCGAGCAGCCCAGCGGCGCACCCAACAAGCGCGAGGGCGACTATCGCGGCCTGCGCCTGGGTTATCGCCAGGGGGCGTTCAACGGCGCGCTGGCCACGGGCCGGCTCTACGGCAACACCAGCGACACCAATCTGACGGCGAACAATGTCGGCCTGTCCTACGACTTCGGAGTGGCCAAGCCCATGCTGCTGTGGGCCTCGGAAAAGCGCGGCGGCACCAAGATCACGGCCGTGCAGCTGGGCGTGACTGCTCCCCTGGGCAATGGCGAGGCCCGTGCCTCCTTCGGCCACTACAACCTGTCCGGCAGCAATGCGGACTGGAACAAGATCAGCGTGGGCTATGGCTACAACCTCTCCAAGCGCACCCAGGTCTACGGCACTTATGCCTTCCTGAAGAACAAGGGCTCGGCGGCGAAGTCCATCGGCGTGCAGGGGCTGAGCGCTCCCGGCACCACGCCGGGCGGCAACGCGAGCGGCCTGGAACTGGGCATCCGCCACTTCTTCTGA
- a CDS encoding aldehyde dehydrogenase, whose product MSNLELLPINIGGEWRLGGGDESATLYPATGEVVGRLRAPSLADVQEAIEKADHAFRTSGWAQKKPHERAAVLHRVAQLIRERAEPLAQLQRLDNGKPISETRALVASAAGTFQFFAAACETMEETITPSRGDFMTMSVYEPMGVVAAITPWNSPIASEAQKLAPALAAGNAVVVKPAEATPLLALELARICEEAGVPKGIVSVLPGRGSVIGDAITKHPLVKRVSFTGGTSTGKHIARIAADKMMPVSLELGGKSATMVLEDADLDHAVNGVLYGIFSSSGESCIAGSRLFVARKLYGDFMERLTAKAAALRVGDPADECTQMGPLITAKHRESIESYVQLGLSEGGRLRTGGHRPEGALYERGYYYRPTILEGVTNNDQICQQEIFGPVLVAMPFDDEEALLEQANDSVYALAAGIWTRDYKAAWRIGRAVQAGTVWINTYKQFSISTPFGGWRDSGLGREKGRLGIQQYMEQKSLYWGLNESPIAWAN is encoded by the coding sequence ATGTCGAACCTAGAACTGCTCCCCATCAATATCGGCGGCGAATGGCGTCTTGGCGGCGGCGACGAGTCCGCCACGCTCTACCCCGCGACCGGCGAGGTGGTGGGCCGCCTGCGCGCGCCCAGCCTGGCCGATGTGCAAGAGGCCATAGAGAAGGCCGACCATGCCTTCCGCACCAGCGGCTGGGCCCAGAAAAAGCCCCATGAGCGCGCCGCCGTGCTGCACCGCGTGGCCCAGCTGATCCGCGAGCGCGCCGAGCCTCTGGCCCAGCTGCAGCGCCTGGACAACGGCAAGCCCATCAGCGAGACGCGCGCCCTGGTGGCCAGCGCTGCCGGCACCTTCCAGTTCTTCGCGGCGGCCTGCGAGACCATGGAAGAGACCATCACGCCCTCGCGTGGCGACTTCATGACCATGAGCGTCTATGAGCCCATGGGCGTGGTCGCGGCCATCACGCCGTGGAACTCGCCCATCGCCAGCGAGGCGCAAAAGCTCGCACCGGCGCTGGCCGCCGGCAATGCCGTGGTCGTCAAGCCTGCCGAAGCCACGCCGCTCCTGGCACTGGAACTGGCCCGCATCTGCGAAGAGGCAGGCGTGCCCAAGGGCATCGTCAGCGTGCTGCCCGGCCGCGGCTCGGTGATCGGCGACGCCATCACCAAGCACCCGCTGGTCAAGCGCGTGTCCTTCACGGGCGGCACTTCCACCGGCAAGCACATCGCCCGCATCGCGGCCGACAAGATGATGCCCGTCTCGCTGGAGCTGGGCGGCAAGTCGGCCACCATGGTGCTGGAGGATGCCGACCTCGATCACGCCGTCAACGGCGTGCTCTACGGCATCTTCAGCTCCTCGGGCGAATCCTGCATCGCCGGTTCGCGCCTGTTCGTGGCGAGGAAGCTCTACGGTGACTTCATGGAACGCCTCACAGCGAAGGCCGCCGCCTTGCGCGTGGGCGATCCGGCCGACGAATGCACCCAGATGGGCCCGCTGATCACCGCCAAGCACCGCGAATCCATCGAGAGCTATGTGCAGCTGGGCCTGTCTGAAGGCGGCCGGCTGCGCACCGGCGGCCATCGCCCCGAGGGTGCGCTGTACGAGCGTGGCTACTACTACCGCCCAACCATCCTCGAAGGCGTGACCAACAACGACCAGATCTGCCAGCAGGAGATCTTCGGCCCCGTGCTCGTGGCCATGCCCTTCGATGACGAAGAGGCATTGCTGGAGCAGGCCAACGACAGCGTCTACGCGCTGGCCGCCGGCATCTGGACGCGCGATTACAAGGCCGCATGGCGCATAGGCCGCGCCGTGCAGGCCGGCACTGTCTGGATCAACACCTACAAGCAGTTCTCCATCTCCACGCCCTTCGGCGGCTGGCGCGACAGCGGCCTGGGCCGCGAAAAAGGCCGTCTGGGCATACAGCAGTACATGGAGCAGAAAAGCCTGTACTGGGGTCTGAACGAGAGCCCCATCGCTTGGGCGAATTGA